One region of Anaeromyxobacter paludicola genomic DNA includes:
- a CDS encoding pyridoxal phosphate-dependent aminotransferase, with protein MKLAQRLDGVKPSPTLAITAKANELKAKGVDVVGFGAGEPDFDTPQAIKDAAVKAIGAGFTKYTPTGGIPKLREAVAARIQAEHGVAYKPSEVLVSCGGKHALYNLFQALLNPGDEVVIFTPYWVSYADMVRLAEGTPVLVQTGPESDFEPTPAQIQGAITARTKAVIVNSPSNPTGAMFSRRTLETVIAAVKGKDILVVSDDIYDKLVYKGKFENVLDLDPSLREQVAIVNGVSKTYAMTGWRIGWTAGPQALVSAMQKLQDNSTSNASSIAQHAALAALTLPLEAEIEKMRQTFDGRRKHIVQRLNAIPGVKCNEPSGAFYVFPDVRALLARKAPGQAEPLGNDERFVAQLLEAHKVAAVPGSAFGAPGFMRLSFATSMEQIDKGLDRLAEMVKSLG; from the coding sequence ATGAAGCTTGCCCAGCGTCTCGACGGTGTGAAGCCTTCCCCCACGCTCGCCATCACCGCCAAGGCGAACGAGCTCAAGGCCAAGGGCGTGGACGTGGTGGGCTTCGGCGCCGGCGAGCCCGACTTCGACACGCCCCAGGCCATCAAGGACGCGGCGGTGAAGGCCATCGGGGCGGGGTTCACGAAGTACACGCCCACGGGCGGCATCCCCAAGCTCCGCGAGGCGGTGGCGGCCCGCATCCAGGCCGAGCACGGCGTCGCCTACAAGCCGTCCGAGGTGCTCGTCTCCTGCGGCGGCAAGCACGCCCTCTACAACCTCTTCCAGGCGCTCCTCAACCCGGGCGACGAGGTGGTGATCTTCACCCCGTACTGGGTCTCGTACGCCGACATGGTGCGCCTCGCCGAGGGCACCCCGGTGCTGGTCCAGACCGGGCCGGAGAGCGACTTCGAGCCGACCCCGGCGCAGATCCAGGGCGCCATCACCGCCCGCACCAAGGCCGTCATCGTCAACAGCCCCTCCAACCCGACCGGCGCCATGTTCTCGCGCCGCACGCTCGAGACGGTCATCGCCGCGGTCAAGGGCAAGGACATCCTCGTCGTCTCCGACGACATCTACGACAAGCTCGTCTACAAGGGGAAGTTCGAGAACGTCCTCGACCTCGACCCCTCGCTGCGCGAGCAGGTGGCCATCGTGAACGGGGTCTCCAAGACCTACGCCATGACCGGCTGGCGAATCGGCTGGACGGCCGGCCCGCAGGCGCTCGTCAGCGCGATGCAGAAGCTCCAGGACAACTCCACCTCCAACGCCTCCTCCATCGCCCAGCACGCCGCCCTCGCGGCCCTGACCCTGCCGCTCGAGGCCGAGATCGAGAAGATGCGCCAGACCTTCGACGGCCGGCGCAAGCACATCGTCCAGCGGCTCAACGCCATCCCGGGCGTGAAGTGCAACGAGCCCTCGGGCGCGTTCTACGTCTTCCCGGACGTCCGGGCGCTCCTCGCGCGCAAGGCGCCGGGGCAGGCGGAGCCGCTCGGCAACGACGAGCGCTTCGTGGCGCAGCTCCTCGAGGCCCACAAGGTGGCGGCCGTCCCCGGCTCCGCCTTCGGCGCCCCCGGCTTCATGCGCCTCTCGTTCGCCACCTCGATGGAGCAGATCGACAAGGGGCTCGACCGCCTGGCCGAGATGGTGAAGTCCCTCGGCTAG
- a CDS encoding cyclic nucleotide-binding domain-containing protein, producing the protein MTPVDKGQWLGKLDLFAGAPEDDLLALAAAVAEVEAAAGEVLARAGEPGDALHLLVEGRLRVRAGGASVEVPPGRAFGALELFAPGPWTATVEAAAASRLLRLSRPALERLLAGRPALSLRLLAALAARVRSARTGPP; encoded by the coding sequence GTGACGCCGGTGGACAAGGGGCAGTGGCTCGGCAAGCTCGACCTGTTCGCCGGGGCGCCGGAGGACGACCTCCTCGCCCTGGCCGCGGCCGTCGCCGAGGTGGAGGCCGCGGCGGGCGAGGTGCTGGCCCGCGCCGGCGAGCCCGGGGACGCGCTCCACCTGCTCGTCGAGGGCCGGCTCCGGGTCCGCGCCGGCGGCGCCAGCGTGGAGGTCCCGCCGGGACGCGCCTTCGGGGCGCTCGAGCTCTTCGCGCCCGGACCCTGGACCGCCACCGTCGAGGCGGCCGCCGCGAGCCGGCTGCTCCGGCTCTCCCGCCCGGCGCTCGAGCGGCTGCTCGCGGGCCGCCCCGCCCTCTCGCTGCGCCTGCTCGCGGCGCTCGCCGCCCGCGTCCGCTCGGCGCGGACGGGGCCGCCGTGA
- a CDS encoding alpha/beta fold hydrolase translates to MTPEPSDSVHFASARDGTRLFWRDAGAGDPPIVLSDGIGCAGFIWKRLFPALAGGRRVLHWNYRGHGRSERPRDPDRISLLDCVDDLFRVLDDAGIDRAVLAGHSMGVQVSLEAHRRDRSRVAALALVCGSYGRPLDTFHGNDLLARAFPYARRLVDRFPGAARFTFEKLVPTELLFQYGRYLEVNRRLVRRQDLLPYLADLSQIDPVLFVKLLATASVHDASDHLPQVDVPTLVVAGEHDTFTPMWLSLHMHACIPGSELLVLPGGTHVGPLERPELLAERMERFLRERLGGARAAC, encoded by the coding sequence ATGACCCCCGAGCCCTCCGACAGCGTGCACTTCGCCTCCGCGCGGGACGGCACCCGCCTCTTCTGGCGCGACGCCGGGGCCGGGGATCCCCCGATCGTGCTCAGCGACGGGATCGGCTGCGCCGGCTTCATCTGGAAGCGGCTCTTCCCGGCGCTCGCGGGCGGCCGCCGGGTCCTGCACTGGAACTACCGCGGCCACGGCCGGAGCGAGCGCCCGCGCGACCCGGACCGGATCTCGCTCCTCGACTGCGTGGACGACCTCTTCCGCGTGCTCGACGACGCCGGGATCGACCGCGCGGTGCTCGCCGGCCACTCGATGGGCGTGCAGGTCTCGCTCGAGGCGCACCGGCGGGACCGCTCGCGGGTCGCGGCGCTCGCGCTGGTCTGCGGCAGCTACGGACGGCCGCTCGACACCTTCCACGGGAACGACCTCCTCGCCCGCGCCTTCCCCTACGCGCGGCGGCTCGTGGACCGGTTCCCGGGCGCGGCCCGCTTCACCTTCGAGAAGCTCGTCCCGACCGAGCTGCTCTTCCAGTACGGCCGCTACCTCGAGGTGAACCGGAGGCTGGTGCGGCGGCAGGACCTCCTCCCCTACCTCGCCGACCTCTCGCAGATCGACCCGGTCCTCTTCGTGAAGCTCCTCGCCACCGCCTCGGTCCACGACGCCTCCGACCACCTGCCGCAGGTGGACGTGCCGACCCTGGTGGTCGCCGGCGAGCACGACACCTTCACGCCCATGTGGCTCTCGCTGCACATGCACGCCTGCATCCCGGGGAGCGAGCTGCTCGTCCTCCCCGGCGGCACCCACGTCGGGCCGCTGGAGCGGCCCGAGCTCCTGGCCGAGCGGATGGAGCGGTTCCTGCGCGAACGGCTCGGTGGGGCCCGCGCCGCGTGCTAA
- a CDS encoding cation diffusion facilitator family transporter, with protein sequence MAVSLGVAAVIMVAEAVGGWLSGSLALLSDAGHMLTDVAALALALLAIVFGSRPADPRRTYGFRRLEVLAAQVNVATLLAITGWIAWEAVERLRTPHPHIDLGVMAGIAVVGVAGNGVILFWLQHDHGINARSAFLHVLGDAVASVAVLCGAGLMWLRPDLAWVDPVLSLAIALLILWGAGRLVLEITHILMEAVPAHLDVDRVEREMAEADGVIAVHDLHIWTISSGLYALSAHVVVHAESIGRNDAILQDVKSRLRRAFAIDHTTIQIESAEYAHVDDVHEH encoded by the coding sequence ATGGCGGTCTCGCTCGGCGTGGCGGCCGTCATCATGGTCGCCGAGGCGGTGGGCGGCTGGCTGTCCGGCTCGCTGGCCCTCCTCTCCGACGCGGGGCACATGCTCACCGACGTGGCCGCGCTGGCGCTGGCGCTCCTCGCCATCGTCTTCGGCTCCCGCCCGGCCGACCCCCGCCGGACCTACGGCTTCCGGCGGCTCGAGGTGCTGGCGGCCCAGGTGAACGTGGCCACGCTCCTCGCCATCACCGGGTGGATCGCCTGGGAGGCCGTGGAGCGGCTCCGCACCCCGCACCCGCACATCGACCTCGGGGTCATGGCGGGCATCGCGGTGGTGGGCGTGGCCGGGAACGGCGTCATCCTCTTCTGGCTGCAGCACGACCACGGCATCAACGCCCGCTCGGCGTTCCTGCACGTGCTCGGGGACGCGGTCGCCTCGGTGGCGGTGCTCTGCGGGGCGGGGCTGATGTGGCTCCGGCCCGACCTCGCCTGGGTGGACCCGGTCCTCTCGCTCGCCATCGCCCTGCTCATCCTCTGGGGCGCCGGGCGGCTCGTGCTCGAGATCACCCACATCCTCATGGAGGCGGTGCCGGCCCACCTCGACGTGGACCGGGTGGAGCGGGAGATGGCGGAGGCCGACGGGGTCATCGCCGTCCACGACCTCCACATCTGGACCATCTCCAGCGGCCTCTACGCGCTCTCCGCGCACGTGGTGGTCCACGCCGAGTCGATCGGCCGCAACGACGCCATCCTCCAGGACGTGAAGTCGCGCCTCCGCCGCGCCTTCGCCATCGACCACACCACCATCCAGATCGAGAGCGCCGAGTATGCCCACGTCGACGACGTCCACGAGCACTGA
- the coaD gene encoding pantetheine-phosphate adenylyltransferase encodes MPSRVAIYPGSFDPLTNGHLSLIHRGLKIFDGLVVAVANNRDKSPLFTFEERMALIRGALGDEQRVEVDSFDGLLTDYAKRRGIHTVLRGLRAVSDFEYEFQLANMNRKLDPEFDSVFVMTGERYFYVSARLVREVASYGGDVSSMVPPNVLAGLKARFAERGGKRP; translated from the coding sequence ATGCCGTCGCGCGTCGCCATCTACCCCGGTTCCTTCGATCCGCTCACCAACGGTCACCTCTCGCTCATCCACCGCGGCCTCAAGATCTTCGACGGTCTGGTGGTGGCGGTGGCGAACAACCGGGACAAGTCCCCGCTCTTCACGTTCGAGGAGCGGATGGCGCTCATCCGCGGCGCGCTCGGCGACGAGCAGCGGGTGGAGGTGGACAGCTTCGACGGGCTGCTCACCGACTACGCGAAGCGGCGGGGCATCCACACGGTGCTCCGCGGGCTGCGCGCGGTGTCCGACTTCGAGTACGAGTTCCAGCTCGCCAACATGAACCGCAAGCTGGACCCCGAGTTCGACAGCGTCTTCGTGATGACCGGGGAGCGGTACTTCTACGTCTCGGCGCGGCTCGTCCGCGAGGTGGCGAGCTACGGCGGCGACGTCTCGAGCATGGTCCCCCCGAACGTCCTCGCCGGCCTGAAGGCCCGCTTCGCCGAGCGGGGCGGCAAGCGCCCCTGA
- the rsmD gene encoding 16S rRNA (guanine(966)-N(2))-methyltransferase RsmD, which translates to MRIVAGSARGRALVAPRGAGTRPTSDKVRGAVFNVLGQFFDGGEVLDLYAGTGALALEALSRGCAAAVCVDADRGAADAILRNARACGFEDRVEVRRAAVERALAALGEGRFSLCFIDPPYADGPDAALGLVSRVMAPGGTVVAEHDARRPPADPVDGLALEDRRAWGDTGISIYRRA; encoded by the coding sequence ATGAGGATCGTCGCCGGCAGCGCCCGGGGGCGCGCGCTCGTCGCGCCGCGCGGGGCGGGGACCCGCCCCACCAGCGACAAGGTCCGGGGCGCCGTGTTCAACGTGCTCGGGCAGTTCTTCGACGGGGGCGAGGTCCTCGATCTGTACGCCGGGACGGGTGCGCTGGCGCTCGAGGCGCTCTCGCGGGGGTGCGCGGCGGCCGTCTGCGTGGACGCGGACCGCGGGGCGGCCGACGCCATCCTGCGCAACGCGCGGGCCTGCGGGTTCGAGGACCGGGTGGAGGTGCGCCGGGCGGCGGTGGAGCGCGCCCTCGCCGCGCTGGGGGAGGGGCGCTTCAGCCTCTGCTTCATCGATCCGCCCTACGCCGACGGCCCGGACGCGGCCCTGGGCCTCGTCTCCCGCGTCATGGCGCCGGGCGGGACGGTGGTCGCCGAGCACGACGCGCGGCGGCCGCCGGCGGACCCGGTGGACGGGCTCGCGCTCGAGGACCGGCGGGCCTGGGGCGACACGGGAATCTCGATCTACCGCCGCGCCTGA